One Alphaproteobacteria bacterium DNA segment encodes these proteins:
- a CDS encoding gamma-glutamyltransferase, translated as MDNFSNSQTTRKPAVQSSGGIVAAQHRRAAEVGAAVLADGGDAVDAAVATSFAIGVVEPWMSGPGGGGAMIVYRAKERRTWVVDFGMRAPAGLDPVDYPLSGAGVSADLFPWPAVVEDRNAVGATAIAVPGTVDGMGVIHERFGTKPWRDLLAPAAELADEGLLVDWYAALVIASATRMLAVNEFAAKTFLEDGRWPTISAWTALAEKRVDLSTMGGTIRRLAERGPREFYEGELAHAIVRDVRRAGGLLSTADLAGYHAKLMEPRKIVYRGATLYAAPELTAGPTLADCLARLAAYSPAGRAPNADAYAAYAIALREAYAWRLENMGDVEGGRRGPACTTHFSVVDRHGNMCAVTQTLLSIFGSKVMLPESGLLMNNGILWFDPEGGKPNSLGPGKRCLMNVCPVIGEHRSRRFALGASGGRRILPAVMQLALYLVDYGMTLEEAFHSPRIDLSGGDTLIADLSLPQSIRAVLARTFKLVEARRAAFPYMFACPAGVLREGDANHGCTEIMSPWGDAIAEEGIGAR; from the coding sequence ATGGATAACTTCTCGAATAGCCAGACCACCCGAAAGCCCGCCGTCCAGTCGTCAGGTGGAATTGTTGCAGCACAGCATCGCCGTGCAGCGGAGGTAGGTGCTGCCGTTCTCGCCGACGGCGGCGATGCGGTAGACGCCGCCGTTGCAACCTCTTTCGCGATCGGGGTCGTCGAGCCTTGGATGAGCGGGCCGGGCGGCGGAGGCGCCATGATCGTTTACCGCGCCAAAGAGCGACGAACCTGGGTCGTGGATTTCGGCATGAGAGCGCCGGCGGGTCTCGACCCGGTCGATTATCCCCTCTCCGGCGCAGGCGTTTCGGCCGACCTGTTCCCTTGGCCGGCGGTCGTCGAGGATCGCAATGCCGTAGGCGCAACAGCGATCGCCGTACCCGGCACGGTCGACGGAATGGGCGTGATCCACGAGCGCTTCGGCACCAAGCCCTGGCGCGATCTTTTGGCGCCGGCGGCCGAGCTGGCCGACGAGGGCTTGCTCGTCGATTGGTACGCTGCCCTTGTAATCGCCTCGGCCACGCGAATGCTTGCCGTGAACGAATTCGCGGCCAAGACGTTTCTCGAGGACGGAAGGTGGCCGACGATTTCGGCCTGGACGGCGCTCGCCGAAAAGCGCGTCGACCTTTCCACCATGGGAGGCACGATTCGACGCCTCGCGGAACGTGGCCCGCGGGAATTCTACGAAGGCGAGCTTGCACACGCCATCGTGCGCGACGTACGGCGCGCCGGCGGTTTGCTATCGACAGCGGATCTTGCCGGCTACCACGCCAAATTGATGGAGCCGCGCAAGATCGTGTATCGCGGCGCCACGCTTTACGCGGCGCCGGAATTGACCGCCGGCCCGACGCTGGCCGATTGCCTCGCCAGGCTCGCGGCGTACTCGCCTGCCGGCCGCGCTCCCAACGCCGACGCATACGCGGCTTACGCAATCGCACTTCGCGAAGCCTATGCCTGGCGACTTGAGAACATGGGCGATGTGGAGGGCGGGCGGAGAGGGCCGGCCTGCACCACTCACTTCAGCGTCGTCGACCGGCACGGCAATATGTGCGCGGTTACGCAGACGCTCCTCTCGATCTTCGGCTCGAAAGTCATGCTGCCCGAAAGCGGGCTTCTGATGAACAACGGCATCCTGTGGTTCGATCCGGAAGGGGGGAAGCCAAATTCGCTGGGCCCCGGCAAGCGTTGTCTCATGAACGTATGCCCCGTGATCGGCGAGCATCGGAGCAGGCGGTTCGCGCTGGGCGCATCCGGCGGGCGGCGAATTCTACCGGCGGTGATGCAACTTGCGCTTTATCTGGTCGACTACGGCATGACGCTCGAGGAGGCATTCCACAGCCCGCGCATCGATCTGAGCGGGGGCGATACGTTGATTGCCGATCTTTCCCTGCCGCAATCGATACGCGCGGTCCTTGCCCGCACATTCAAGCTTGTCGAGGCCCGGCGAGCGGCTTTTCCGTATATGTTTGCCTGCCCTGCCGGCGTATTGCGGGAAGGCGATGCCAATCACGGCTGCACGGAAATCATGTCCCCCTGGGGCGACGCCATTGCGGAGGAAGGGATCGGCGCGCGCTGA
- a CDS encoding aspartate aminotransferase family protein, translating into MEAANALIEADRRYVIHPLHHPIDNQAPILVVEGRGELLVDADGKEYIDGLSGLWNVNVGHGRKELAEAAAEQMARLAFASAYVGQTNPPAARLAEKLVKLAYPSTAAVYFTTAGAESNESSFKIARYYWKVKGQPDKVKIISRIHAYHGVTMAAMSATGLASYHKMFGPLVPNFLQVAAPYPYRWPGNGDPGIEAAEAVEALILKEGAQSVAAVIAEPVMGAGGVIVPPETYFPRLREVCNRHDVLLIADEVITGFGRTGKWFALGHWGVEPDLVSFAKGVTSAYLPLGGVLVSKRVHTTMQEAPADQKFMHAATYSGHPVCCAVGLKNIEIIEREGLVEQAAIMGRRLLVGLESLRKLPVVGDVRGLGMMCGVELVENQSSRNPALGLGGRVLKEAMARGLITRMRAGSASPACGDTICIAPPLMTPAKSIDRLVDILRASISAAAI; encoded by the coding sequence ATGGAAGCCGCAAATGCCCTGATCGAAGCCGACCGCCGCTATGTGATCCATCCGCTGCATCATCCGATCGACAATCAGGCGCCGATCCTGGTCGTCGAAGGGCGTGGCGAATTGCTTGTCGACGCCGACGGCAAGGAATATATCGACGGCCTCTCGGGCCTTTGGAACGTCAACGTGGGGCATGGCCGCAAGGAGCTTGCGGAAGCGGCTGCCGAACAGATGGCGCGCCTCGCCTTTGCCTCCGCCTATGTCGGCCAGACCAACCCTCCGGCCGCCCGCCTCGCGGAAAAGCTCGTGAAGCTTGCTTATCCGAGCACGGCCGCCGTCTATTTCACGACGGCAGGTGCGGAATCGAACGAGTCGTCCTTCAAGATCGCGCGCTATTACTGGAAGGTCAAAGGTCAACCCGACAAGGTCAAAATCATTTCGCGCATCCACGCTTATCACGGCGTTACGATGGCGGCGATGAGCGCCACCGGCCTGGCGTCCTATCACAAGATGTTCGGACCGCTCGTACCGAATTTTCTCCAGGTGGCAGCACCCTATCCCTATCGCTGGCCGGGTAATGGCGATCCGGGAATCGAAGCGGCGGAGGCCGTCGAAGCGCTGATCCTCAAGGAGGGGGCTCAATCCGTCGCGGCCGTCATCGCCGAGCCGGTGATGGGAGCCGGCGGGGTGATCGTTCCCCCCGAGACCTATTTCCCGCGCCTGCGCGAAGTCTGCAACCGACACGATGTCCTGCTGATCGCGGACGAGGTGATCACCGGTTTCGGGCGCACGGGGAAGTGGTTTGCCCTCGGACATTGGGGAGTCGAGCCCGATCTCGTCTCGTTTGCCAAAGGGGTGACGAGCGCATACCTCCCCCTTGGCGGCGTACTCGTCTCGAAACGTGTCCACACGACAATGCAGGAAGCACCTGCCGACCAGAAATTCATGCACGCCGCGACCTATTCGGGGCACCCCGTGTGCTGTGCCGTGGGTCTCAAGAATATCGAGATCATCGAGCGCGAGGGGCTTGTCGAACAGGCGGCGATCATGGGGCGCCGGCTTCTCGTTGGGCTCGAATCCTTGCGCAAGCTCCCCGTCGTCGGGGATGTGCGGGGGCTTGGCATGATGTGCGGCGTCGAACTCGTCGAGAATCAGTCGAGCCGCAATCCTGCACTCGGGCTCGGCGGGCGGGTGTTGAAGGAGGCGATGGCGCGGGGACTAATCACGCGCATGCGTGCGGGCAGCGCCTCGCCCGCCTGCGGCGACACGATTTGCATCGCACCACCTCTCATGACCCCGGCCAAATCAATCGACCGTCTCGTGGACATTTTGCGGGCATCGATTTCGGCCGCCGCAATCTAG
- a CDS encoding amino acid ABC transporter ATP-binding protein yields MASTATQTESHKLGDVIIKMADVSKWFGDFQVLKGINLEVRRGERIVICGPSGSGKSTLIRCLNRLEEHTKGQIVIDGIELDQGTRNIEQVRREVGMVFQQFNLFPHLTVVENCCLAPVKVRGMSKVEAEKVAMSYLERVRIPEQAHKYPGQLSGGQQQRVAIARALCMSPKIMLFDEPTSALDPEMVKEVLDVMVLLAESGMTMLVVTHEMGFARRVADRVIFMDMGEIIEGAPPDAFFRNPRSERTRAFLSQILSH; encoded by the coding sequence ATGGCCTCCACCGCGACGCAGACGGAATCGCACAAGCTGGGCGACGTCATCATCAAGATGGCGGATGTGAGCAAGTGGTTCGGCGATTTTCAGGTGCTCAAGGGCATCAACCTCGAGGTCCGACGGGGGGAGCGCATCGTGATTTGCGGGCCTTCCGGCTCGGGCAAATCGACGCTCATCCGTTGCCTCAATCGCCTCGAGGAACATACCAAGGGCCAGATCGTGATCGACGGCATCGAGCTCGACCAGGGTACCCGCAACATCGAGCAAGTGCGCCGCGAGGTGGGGATGGTGTTTCAGCAATTCAACCTGTTCCCGCACTTGACCGTCGTTGAGAATTGCTGCCTCGCGCCGGTGAAGGTCCGGGGGATGAGTAAGGTCGAGGCCGAGAAGGTCGCCATGTCCTATCTCGAGCGCGTGCGAATCCCGGAGCAGGCGCACAAGTACCCCGGCCAGCTATCCGGGGGGCAACAACAACGCGTGGCGATCGCCCGCGCCCTTTGCATGAGTCCGAAGATCATGCTTTTCGACGAGCCCACCTCCGCTCTCGACCCCGAGATGGTCAAAGAAGTGCTCGATGTGATGGTTCTGCTTGCCGAGAGCGGAATGACCATGCTCGTCGTCACCCACGAAATGGGTTTCGCGCGGCGCGTTGCCGACCGGGTCATCTTCATGGATATGGGCGAAATCATCGAAGGGGCGCCACCCGATGCGTTCTTCAGAAACCCGCGATCGGAGCGCACACGCGCGTTCCTCAGCCAAATCCTCTCGCACTAG